Proteins from one Aquila chrysaetos chrysaetos chromosome 5, bAquChr1.4, whole genome shotgun sequence genomic window:
- the TMEM100 gene encoding transmembrane protein 100 has protein sequence MTNEPIKEILGAPKHPDSVTTEKSNNNDCVITTIPLVSECQLTAATGGAELSCYRCTIPFGVVILIAGIVVTAVAYSFNSHGSIISVFGLVLLSSGLLLLASSAVCWKIRQQNKKAKRRESQTALVANQRTLFG, from the coding sequence ATGACAAACGAACCTATTAAAGAGATCCTGGGTGCTCCAAAGCATCCTGATTCTGTAACCACGGAGAAGAGTAATAACAATGACTGTGTGATAACCACCATCCCTCTTGTCAGTGAATGCCAGCTGACTGCAGCAACAGGGGGAGCAGAACTCTCCTGTTACCGCTGTACCATTCCCTTCGGTGTGGTTATCCTCATAGCCGGCATTGTGGTTACTGCTGTGGCATACAGCTTCAATTCCCATGGATCGATCATCTCAGTGTTTGGATTAGTCCTCTTGTCATCAGGACTCCTTTTGCTGGCTTCTAGTGCAGTGTGCTGGAAAATCAGgcagcaaaacaagaaagcaaagaggcGGGAGAGCCAGACAGCGCTTGTGGCAAATCAGCGAACCTTGTTTGGTTAA